A single Pseudomonas brassicacearum DNA region contains:
- a CDS encoding lipid A biosynthesis lauroyl acyltransferase, with amino-acid sequence MDRPRFRAAFFHPRFWLLWCGLGLLWLIVQLPYPLLLRVGRALGALMYRVAGDRRRIARRNLELCFPQKSAAERKRLLKENFASTGIAFFEMAMSWWWSRSRLAKLAHVEGLEHLKQAQREGKGVILMALHFTTLEIGAALLGQQHTIDGMYREHKNPLFDYIQRRGRERHNLDSLAVERDDVRGMLKLLRAGRAIWYAPDQDYGAKQSVFVPLFGIQAATVTATSKFARLGKALVVPFIQERLADGSGYRLVIQAPLTDFPGETEEADCIRINQWVEQSVSDCPEQYLWAHRRFKSRPPGEPKLYDKRG; translated from the coding sequence ATGGATCGCCCGCGTTTTCGAGCTGCATTCTTTCATCCGCGTTTCTGGCTGCTGTGGTGCGGCCTGGGGCTGTTGTGGCTGATCGTCCAGTTGCCTTATCCGTTATTGCTGCGGGTCGGTCGTGCATTGGGCGCGCTGATGTACCGGGTGGCCGGCGACAGACGGCGCATCGCCCGTCGTAACCTGGAACTGTGTTTCCCGCAAAAGTCCGCTGCCGAGCGCAAGCGTCTGCTCAAGGAAAACTTTGCCTCCACCGGCATCGCCTTTTTCGAAATGGCCATGAGTTGGTGGTGGTCGCGCTCGCGCCTGGCGAAACTGGCCCATGTCGAAGGGCTGGAGCATCTCAAGCAGGCCCAGCGCGAGGGCAAGGGCGTGATCCTGATGGCGTTGCATTTCACCACGCTGGAAATCGGCGCGGCGTTGCTCGGCCAGCAGCACACCATCGATGGCATGTACCGCGAGCACAAGAACCCGCTGTTCGACTATATCCAGCGCCGGGGCCGCGAGCGGCACAACCTCGACTCCCTGGCGGTGGAGCGTGACGACGTGCGCGGCATGCTCAAGCTGCTGCGGGCCGGGCGGGCGATCTGGTATGCGCCGGACCAGGATTACGGCGCCAAGCAGAGCGTGTTCGTCCCGCTGTTCGGCATCCAGGCGGCGACGGTCACCGCCACCAGCAAGTTCGCCCGCCTGGGCAAGGCGCTGGTGGTGCCATTCATTCAGGAGCGCCTGGCCGACGGCAGCGGTTATCGCCTGGTGATCCAGGCCCCGCTGACGGATTTCCCGGGCGAGACCGAGGAGGCCGATTGCATCCGCATCAACCAGTGGGTCGAGCAGTCGGTGAGCGATTGTCCCGAGCAATACCTCTGGGCCCATCGGCGCTTCAAGAGCCGTCCGCCGGGCGAGCCCAAGCTGTACGACAAACGCGGTTGA
- the alc gene encoding allantoicase, giving the protein MKAYAVPFEKFVNLADARLGTKIISVTDDWFADANRLFQPTPAVWKEGVFDDNGKWMDGWESRRKRFEGYDSAVIRLGVAGSIKGVDIDTSFFTGNYPPSASLEACFLTEGEPDENTQWTEVLSAVELQGNSHHYHEINNDQAFSHLRFNIYPDGGVARLRVYGIPYRDWSAVGDNEQIDLAAALNGGRALACSDEHFGRMSNILNPGRGINMGDGWETARRRTPGNDWVIVALGHAGEVEKIIVDTLHFKGNYPDSCSIQGAFVKGGTDSQIETQSLFWRELLPSQKLEMHAEHTFAEQIKALGPITHIRLNVFPDGGVSRLRVLGKVSK; this is encoded by the coding sequence ATGAAAGCTTACGCCGTACCTTTCGAGAAGTTCGTCAACCTGGCCGACGCCCGCCTGGGCACCAAGATCATCTCGGTCACCGATGACTGGTTCGCCGACGCCAACCGTTTGTTCCAACCGACCCCGGCCGTATGGAAGGAGGGCGTGTTCGATGACAACGGCAAGTGGATGGACGGCTGGGAATCGCGGCGCAAGCGCTTCGAAGGCTACGACAGCGCGGTGATCCGCCTGGGTGTGGCCGGCTCGATCAAAGGCGTGGACATCGACACCTCATTCTTCACCGGTAACTACCCACCGTCGGCCTCCCTGGAAGCCTGCTTCCTGACCGAAGGCGAGCCAGACGAAAACACCCAGTGGACCGAAGTGCTGTCGGCCGTAGAGCTGCAAGGCAACAGCCACCACTACCACGAAATCAACAACGACCAGGCCTTCAGCCACCTGCGCTTCAACATCTACCCCGATGGCGGTGTGGCCCGGTTGCGGGTCTATGGCATTCCATACCGCGACTGGTCAGCCGTGGGCGACAACGAACAGATCGACCTGGCTGCCGCCCTCAACGGCGGTCGCGCCCTGGCCTGCTCCGACGAACACTTCGGCCGCATGAGCAACATTCTCAACCCCGGTCGTGGCATCAACATGGGCGATGGCTGGGAAACCGCCCGTCGTCGTACCCCGGGCAATGACTGGGTCATCGTCGCCCTGGGCCATGCCGGCGAGGTCGAGAAAATCATCGTCGACACCCTGCACTTCAAGGGTAACTACCCGGACAGCTGCTCGATCCAGGGGGCGTTCGTCAAGGGCGGCACCGACAGCCAGATCGAAACCCAATCGCTGTTCTGGCGCGAGCTGCTGCCAAGCCAGAAGCTGGAAATGCACGCCGAACACACCTTCGCCGAGCAGATCAAGGCCCTGGGGCCGATCACCCACATCCGCCTGAACGTGTTCCCGGATGGCGGGGTGAGTCGCCTGCGGGTGCTGGGCAAGGTGTCGAAATAA
- a CDS encoding outer membrane protein OmpK — MKRTCTSLILAGSLLAGGQAMADDLFQWQNNSLTYLYGKDFQVNPRIQQTVTFEHADAWKYGDNFFFLDRIFYNGQDDSQSGPNTYYGEFSPRLSFGKIFDQKLELGPIKDVLLAMTYEFGEGDNESYLIGPGFDLAIPGFDYFQLNFYNRQTEGPRAGDNVWQITPAWAYTIPMGSSDLLIDGFIDWVVDNDTNAKGTYHANLHINPQIKYDLGKALKLGAKQLYVGVEYDYWKNKYGIEDSDGFKTNQSNTSFLLKYHF, encoded by the coding sequence ATGAAACGTACGTGCACCAGCCTGATACTCGCAGGATCCTTGCTGGCCGGAGGCCAAGCGATGGCCGACGACCTGTTCCAGTGGCAGAACAACAGCCTGACCTACCTGTATGGCAAGGATTTCCAGGTCAACCCGCGCATCCAGCAGACCGTGACCTTCGAACACGCCGACGCGTGGAAATACGGGGACAACTTCTTCTTCCTCGATCGGATCTTCTACAACGGCCAGGACGACAGCCAGTCCGGCCCGAACACCTACTACGGTGAGTTCAGCCCACGCCTGTCGTTCGGCAAGATCTTCGACCAGAAGCTGGAACTGGGCCCGATCAAGGATGTGCTGCTGGCCATGACGTATGAATTCGGCGAAGGCGACAACGAGTCCTACCTGATCGGCCCGGGTTTCGACCTGGCAATTCCCGGCTTCGACTACTTCCAACTGAACTTTTACAACCGCCAGACCGAAGGCCCACGCGCCGGCGACAATGTCTGGCAAATCACTCCGGCCTGGGCCTATACCATCCCCATGGGCTCATCCGACCTCCTGATCGACGGTTTCATCGACTGGGTGGTGGACAACGACACCAACGCCAAGGGCACCTACCACGCCAACCTGCACATCAACCCGCAGATCAAATATGACCTGGGCAAGGCGTTGAAGCTCGGCGCCAAGCAGTTGTATGTGGGCGTGGAGTATGACTACTGGAAGAACAAGTACGGGATCGAAGACAGCGACGGCTTCAAGACCAACCAGAGCAATACCAGCTTCTTGCTGAAGTATCATTTCTGA
- a CDS encoding M18 family aminopeptidase → MRAELNQGLIDFLKASPTPFHATASLAKRLEAAGYQRLDERETWSTEANGRYYVTRNDSSIIAFKLGRNSPLHDGIRLVGAHTDSPCLRVKPQPELQRHGFWQLGVEVYGGALLAPWFDRDLSLAGRVTLRRDGKVESQLIDFKAPIATIPNLAIHLNREANQGWAINPQNELPPILAQFAGDERVDFRAVLTDQLAREHGLNADVVLDYELSFYDTQSAAVIGLHGDFIAGARLDNLLSCYAGLQALLNADTEETCVLVCNDHEEVGSCSACGADGPMLEQTLRRLLPEGEEFVRTIQKSLLVSADNAHGVHPNYADKHDANHGPKLNAGPVIKVNSNQRYATNSETAGFFRHLCMAEEVPVQSFVVRSDMGCGSTIGPITASQLGVRTVDIGLPTFAMHSIRELCGSHDLAHLVKVLSAFYASRELP, encoded by the coding sequence ATGCGCGCAGAGTTGAACCAGGGCCTGATCGACTTCCTCAAGGCCTCCCCTACCCCGTTCCATGCCACCGCCAGCCTTGCCAAGCGCCTGGAGGCGGCAGGCTATCAGCGTCTTGACGAACGCGAGACCTGGTCCACCGAGGCCAACGGTCGCTATTACGTCACGCGCAACGACTCCTCGATCATCGCCTTCAAGCTCGGCCGCAACTCACCGTTGCACGATGGCATCCGCCTGGTCGGCGCCCACACCGACAGCCCCTGCCTGCGGGTCAAGCCGCAGCCGGAACTGCAACGCCACGGGTTCTGGCAACTGGGCGTGGAAGTCTACGGCGGCGCGCTGCTGGCGCCGTGGTTCGACCGCGACCTGTCCTTGGCCGGGCGGGTGACCTTGCGCCGCGACGGCAAGGTCGAAAGCCAACTGATCGATTTCAAGGCGCCGATCGCCACGATTCCGAACCTGGCCATCCACCTCAATCGCGAAGCCAACCAGGGCTGGGCCATCAACCCGCAGAATGAATTGCCGCCGATCCTCGCCCAGTTCGCCGGGGACGAGCGTGTCGATTTCCGTGCCGTGCTCACCGATCAACTGGCCCGCGAACATGGCCTGAATGCCGACGTGGTGCTCGATTACGAGTTGAGTTTCTACGACACCCAAAGCGCCGCGGTCATTGGCCTGCACGGCGATTTCATTGCTGGCGCGCGCCTGGACAACCTGCTGTCGTGCTACGCCGGCCTGCAGGCTTTGCTGAACGCTGACACCGAAGAAACCTGCGTACTGGTGTGCAACGATCACGAGGAGGTCGGTTCGTGCTCGGCCTGTGGCGCCGACGGTCCGATGCTGGAACAGACCCTGAGGCGCCTGCTGCCTGAAGGTGAAGAGTTCGTGCGCACCATTCAGAAGTCCTTGCTGGTTTCGGCCGACAATGCTCACGGCGTGCACCCCAACTATGCCGACAAGCACGACGCCAACCATGGCCCCAAGCTCAACGCCGGACCGGTGATCAAGGTCAACAGCAACCAGCGCTACGCCACCAACAGCGAAACCGCCGGGTTCTTCCGTCACCTGTGCATGGCTGAAGAAGTGCCGGTGCAAAGCTTCGTGGTGCGCAGCGACATGGGCTGCGGCTCGACCATCGGCCCGATCACCGCCAGTCAGTTGGGCGTACGCACCGTGGACATCGGCCTGCCGACCTTCGCCATGCATTCGATCCGCGAACTGTGTGGCAGCCATGACCTGGCGCATTTGGTGAAGGTGCTGAGCGCGTTCTACGCCTCTCGCGAGTTGCCATAG
- a CDS encoding patatin-like phospholipase family protein: protein MTPAEPVTGLILSGGGARAAYQVGVLAAIAELLPEGARNPFPVIVGTSAGAINAVSLASGAMDFKSAIERLTAFWQAVRSHQVMRSDWLGVIAQARRFIIHSLLGLGAKLPVALIDSSPLRQLLQSQFHASGIEQAIAEQQLRAVAVTAFGYESGQAVTFYQGRGTIGAWLRHRRIGVPTQLSVEHLLASSSIPLLFAPVRIGPQYFGDGAVRQSAPISPALHLGANRVLVIGVSGNPRGAGGQDPSERSYTGLQPTLAQIGGHMLNSTFIDSLESDIELLERLNGFSHLLPDDVPAHALGAAPVDVLVISPSQPIDEIAARHRQELPRALRLFLRGPGATKTSGAGVLSYLLFESGYCSELIELGRQDALAQREALSRFLGLS, encoded by the coding sequence ATGACCCCAGCTGAACCGGTTACAGGTTTGATTCTTTCCGGCGGCGGGGCTCGAGCGGCGTATCAGGTGGGCGTACTGGCGGCCATCGCCGAATTGTTGCCGGAAGGGGCGCGAAACCCGTTTCCGGTGATTGTCGGTACGTCGGCCGGGGCGATCAACGCGGTTAGCCTGGCAAGTGGGGCGATGGACTTCAAGAGCGCCATCGAGCGGCTGACGGCGTTCTGGCAAGCGGTGCGCAGCCACCAGGTCATGCGCAGCGACTGGCTGGGCGTCATTGCCCAGGCCAGGCGTTTCATCATTCATAGCCTGCTGGGCCTGGGGGCCAAGCTGCCGGTGGCGTTGATCGACAGTTCGCCGTTGCGCCAACTGCTCCAGAGCCAATTCCACGCCTCGGGCATCGAACAGGCCATCGCCGAGCAGCAATTGCGGGCGGTGGCGGTGACGGCGTTCGGTTATGAGTCCGGCCAGGCCGTTACGTTCTACCAGGGGCGCGGGACCATTGGTGCCTGGCTGCGACATCGACGCATTGGCGTGCCGACGCAGTTGTCGGTGGAGCACCTGCTGGCCAGTTCGTCGATTCCCTTGTTGTTCGCGCCGGTCAGGATCGGCCCGCAATACTTCGGTGACGGCGCGGTGCGTCAATCGGCGCCCATCAGCCCGGCCTTGCACCTGGGGGCCAATCGCGTGCTGGTGATCGGCGTCAGTGGCAACCCCCGTGGCGCTGGCGGGCAGGATCCCTCCGAGCGCAGCTACACCGGCCTGCAACCGACCCTGGCGCAGATCGGCGGCCATATGCTCAACAGCACGTTTATTGACAGCCTGGAAAGCGACATCGAGTTGCTTGAGCGCCTGAACGGCTTCAGTCACCTGCTGCCCGATGACGTACCGGCCCACGCCCTCGGCGCGGCACCGGTGGACGTATTGGTGATTTCCCCAAGCCAGCCAATAGACGAAATCGCCGCCCGCCATCGCCAGGAGCTGCCTCGTGCGCTGCGGTTATTCTTGCGCGGGCCGGGTGCGACCAAGACCAGTGGTGCGGGGGTGCTGAGCTACCTGTTGTTCGAGTCAGGGTATTGCAGCGAATTGATCGAGTTGGGACGCCAGGATGCGTTGGCGCAGCGTGAGGCATTGAGCCGGTTCCTGGGGTTGTCCTGA
- a CDS encoding urate hydroxylase PuuD, with amino-acid sequence MEAHMLEWLNLSVRWVHMITGVAWIGASFYFVWLENNLNRVNPRSGLAGDLWAIHGGGIYHLEKYKLAPPSMPDNLHWFKWEAYFTWMSGIALLCVVFYWNPTVYLLAPGSSLSGPEGVALGLGSLLVGWFVYSFLCDSALGKRPALLGLILFVLLIAAAYGFSKVFSGRGAYLHVGAVIGTIMVGNVFRIIMPAQRALVAAIAENRTPDPALPAKGLLRSRHNNYFTLPVLFIMISNHFPSTYGSQYNWLILAGIAVAAVLVRHYFNTRHDSNRFAWTLPVGALAMICLAYVTGPKPMPTAPEVAKAPGVIEYQPLPETAVGGGAKPATAPAAPTSAPTQAANVQGPSFEKVHSVIQERCSVCHSAKPTSPLFSAAPGGVMFDTPQQIQQQAARIQAQAVTSQIMPLGNITQMTQQERDLIGAWINQGARTN; translated from the coding sequence GTGGAAGCACATATGCTGGAATGGCTGAACCTGAGCGTACGCTGGGTTCACATGATCACTGGCGTGGCCTGGATCGGCGCGTCGTTCTACTTTGTCTGGCTGGAAAACAACCTCAATCGCGTCAACCCCAGGAGCGGCCTTGCCGGCGACCTGTGGGCCATCCACGGTGGCGGCATCTACCACCTGGAAAAATACAAACTCGCGCCACCGTCCATGCCGGACAACCTGCACTGGTTCAAGTGGGAAGCCTACTTCACCTGGATGTCGGGCATCGCGCTGTTGTGCGTGGTGTTCTATTGGAACCCGACCGTCTACCTTCTGGCCCCCGGCAGCAGCCTGAGCGGCCCCGAAGGCGTCGCCCTGGGCCTCGGTTCGTTGCTCGTCGGCTGGTTCGTCTATTCCTTCCTATGCGACTCGGCCCTGGGCAAGCGCCCTGCCCTGCTCGGCCTGATCCTGTTCGTGCTGTTGATCGCCGCGGCCTACGGGTTCAGCAAGGTGTTCAGCGGTCGCGGTGCCTACCTGCATGTCGGGGCGGTCATCGGGACGATCATGGTCGGCAACGTGTTCCGCATCATCATGCCGGCCCAGCGTGCGCTGGTGGCGGCCATCGCCGAGAACCGCACGCCCGATCCTGCACTGCCGGCCAAGGGCTTGTTGCGCTCGCGCCACAACAACTACTTCACCCTGCCGGTGCTGTTCATCATGATCAGCAACCATTTCCCGAGCACCTACGGCAGCCAGTACAACTGGCTGATCCTGGCGGGGATCGCCGTGGCGGCGGTGTTGGTGCGCCATTACTTCAATACGCGCCATGACAGCAACCGGTTTGCCTGGACGCTGCCGGTCGGTGCCCTGGCGATGATCTGCCTGGCTTATGTCACAGGCCCCAAGCCCATGCCCACCGCACCGGAGGTGGCCAAGGCCCCTGGCGTGATCGAGTACCAACCATTGCCGGAAACGGCAGTGGGGGGTGGCGCGAAACCGGCGACGGCCCCCGCCGCACCGACATCGGCGCCCACCCAGGCCGCCAACGTCCAGGGCCCGTCGTTCGAGAAGGTCCACAGCGTCATCCAGGAACGCTGCTCGGTCTGTCACTCGGCCAAGCCCACCAGCCCATTGTTCAGCGCCGCACCAGGTGGGGTGATGTTCGACACCCCGCAGCAGATCCAGCAACAAGCGGCGCGCATCCAGGCCCAGGCCGTCACCAGCCAGATCATGCCGTTGGGCAACATCACCCAGATGACCCAGCAGGAACGCGATCTGATCGGCGCGTGGATCAACCAGGGCGCGCGGACCAACTGA
- the minD gene encoding septum site-determining protein MinD, protein MAKILVVTSGKGGVGKTTTSAAIGTGLALRGHKTVIVDFDVGLRNLDLIMGCERRVVYDFVNVVNGEANLQQALIKDKRLENLYVLAASQTRDKDALTQEGVEKVLMQLKEDFEFVVCDSPAGIEKGAHLAMYFADEAIVVTNPEVSSVRDSDRMLGLLASKSRRAEKGEEPIKEHLLLTRYNPQRVSDGEMLGVEDVKEILAVTLLGVIPESQAVLKASNSGVPVILDDQSDAGQAYSDAVDRLLGKTVAHRFLDVTKKGFFERLFGGR, encoded by the coding sequence TTGGCCAAGATTCTCGTGGTTACATCCGGCAAGGGTGGTGTGGGTAAGACCACCACCAGCGCCGCTATCGGTACCGGCCTCGCTCTGCGCGGCCACAAGACAGTCATCGTCGACTTCGACGTCGGCCTGCGTAACCTGGACCTGATCATGGGTTGCGAGCGTCGCGTGGTCTACGACTTCGTCAATGTGGTCAACGGCGAAGCAAACCTGCAACAAGCCCTGATCAAGGACAAGCGCCTTGAGAATCTCTACGTGCTGGCCGCCAGTCAGACCCGCGACAAAGACGCGCTGACCCAGGAAGGCGTGGAAAAAGTCCTGATGCAACTCAAGGAAGACTTCGAGTTCGTGGTCTGCGACTCCCCGGCCGGTATCGAGAAAGGTGCCCACCTGGCCATGTACTTCGCGGACGAAGCGATTGTCGTGACCAACCCGGAAGTGTCGTCGGTCCGAGACTCCGACCGCATGCTGGGGCTGCTGGCGAGCAAATCCCGTCGCGCCGAGAAGGGCGAAGAACCGATCAAGGAACACCTGCTGCTGACCCGCTACAACCCGCAACGGGTCAGCGATGGCGAAATGCTGGGCGTCGAAGATGTCAAGGAGATCCTCGCCGTCACCCTGCTGGGTGTCATTCCGGAATCTCAAGCGGTACTCAAGGCCTCCAACTCCGGCGTGCCGGTGATTCTCGACGACCAGAGCGACGCCGGCCAGGCATACAGCGATGCCGTCGATCGTCTGCTGGGCAAAACCGTAGCGCATCGATTCCTCGATGTAACGAAGAAGGGTTTCTTCGAGCGCCTGTTTGGAGGTAGGTAA
- a CDS encoding ureidoglycolate lyase, translating to MRTLKIEPLTKEAFAPFGDVIETDGSDHFMINNGSTMRFHRLATVETATPDDKAIISIFRADALDMPLTVRMLERHPLGSQAFIPLLGNPFLIVVAPLGDVPVSGLVRAFVTNGRQGINYHRGVWHHPVLTIEKRDDFLVVDRSGTGNNCDEHFFKEDELLILAPHQ from the coding sequence ATGCGCACACTCAAGATCGAACCGTTGACCAAAGAAGCCTTCGCCCCGTTCGGTGACGTGATCGAAACCGACGGCAGCGATCACTTCATGATCAACAACGGTTCGACCATGCGCTTCCACCGCCTGGCGACGGTGGAAACCGCCACGCCGGACGACAAGGCGATCATCAGCATCTTCCGCGCCGACGCGCTGGACATGCCGCTGACCGTGCGCATGCTGGAGCGCCATCCGCTGGGTAGCCAAGCGTTCATTCCGCTGCTCGGCAACCCCTTTCTGATCGTGGTCGCGCCACTTGGCGATGTACCTGTATCAGGCTTGGTCCGCGCCTTCGTCACCAACGGCAGGCAGGGCATTAATTACCATCGCGGCGTCTGGCACCACCCGGTGCTGACGATCGAAAAGCGGGATGACTTCCTGGTGGTTGATCGCAGTGGCACAGGCAATAACTGCGATGAGCATTTTTTCAAAGAGGATGAGTTATTGATCCTCGCCCCCCACCAATAA
- a CDS encoding UTRA domain-containing protein, producing the protein MRIDATKAVTAIGQVLQEQLDHGLLAPGSKLPAERKLSELFGTTRITVREALLQLEAQGQIYREERRGWFVSPPRLAYNLMQRSHFHAMVAAQGRVPSTQVISARLQPASAAVCAWLQLPALSSVIQICRVRRIDERLVLYVEHYLNPQYFPDILGFDLNQSITELYARHYDLHYGRVKFEIVPTSLQPEAAAALKVSVGSPGLRIARVNYDQHQRLIDCDLEFWRHDAIHVGVDVPEQPPAA; encoded by the coding sequence ATGCGCATCGATGCAACCAAAGCGGTGACAGCCATCGGACAGGTCCTGCAAGAGCAGCTCGACCACGGGTTGCTGGCGCCCGGCAGCAAGTTGCCGGCCGAGCGCAAGCTCAGTGAATTGTTCGGGACCACGCGCATTACCGTGCGTGAGGCGTTGTTGCAGCTCGAAGCCCAGGGGCAGATTTATCGGGAGGAGCGCCGGGGCTGGTTCGTCTCGCCACCCCGCCTGGCCTACAACCTGATGCAGCGCAGCCATTTCCACGCCATGGTCGCGGCCCAGGGGCGTGTGCCTTCTACCCAAGTGATCTCGGCGCGCCTGCAACCCGCCTCGGCGGCGGTGTGTGCCTGGTTGCAGTTGCCGGCGCTGTCCAGCGTGATCCAGATCTGCCGCGTGCGACGTATCGACGAGCGGCTGGTGCTGTACGTCGAGCACTACCTGAACCCGCAATATTTTCCGGACATCTTGGGGTTCGACCTCAACCAGTCCATCACCGAGCTGTACGCCCGCCATTACGACCTGCATTACGGTCGGGTGAAGTTCGAAATCGTGCCCACCTCTCTACAGCCGGAAGCGGCGGCGGCGTTGAAGGTTTCGGTGGGTAGTCCGGGGCTGCGGATTGCCCGGGTCAACTATGACCAGCATCAGCGGCTGATCGATTGCGACCTGGAGTTCTGGCGACACGATGCGATTCATGTCGGGGTAGACGTGCCGGAGCAACCGCCTGCCGCCTGA
- a CDS encoding RluA family pseudouridine synthase, protein MPLSNIRIIHQDAAVLVVDKPTLLLSVPGRADDNKDCLITRLQENGYPEARIVHRLDWETSGIILLARDPDTHRELSRQFHDRETEKAYTALCWGQPALDSGSIDLPLRYDPPTKPRHVVDHEHGKHALTFWRVLERCGDWCRVELTPITGRSHQLRVHMLSIGHPLLGDGLYAHPQALAAWPRLCLHASMLSFTHPQSGERLRFECPAPF, encoded by the coding sequence ATGCCCCTGTCCAACATCCGCATCATTCATCAGGACGCCGCCGTCCTGGTGGTCGACAAGCCGACCCTGTTGCTTTCCGTGCCCGGCCGGGCCGACGACAACAAAGACTGCCTGATCACCCGCCTGCAGGAAAACGGCTATCCGGAAGCCCGAATCGTGCACCGACTGGACTGGGAAACTTCCGGCATCATCCTGTTGGCCCGCGACCCGGACACCCATCGCGAACTGTCCCGGCAATTTCATGATCGCGAAACCGAAAAAGCCTACACCGCGCTGTGCTGGGGCCAACCGGCACTGGACAGCGGCAGCATCGACCTGCCCTTGCGCTACGACCCGCCGACCAAACCTCGGCATGTGGTGGACCATGAACACGGCAAACACGCCCTGACCTTCTGGCGCGTGCTGGAACGTTGCGGCGATTGGTGCCGGGTCGAACTCACGCCGATCACCGGCCGCTCGCACCAATTGCGCGTGCACATGCTGTCCATCGGTCACCCGCTGCTGGGCGACGGGCTCTACGCCCACCCGCAGGCCCTCGCCGCCTGGCCACGCCTGTGCCTGCACGCCAGCATGCTGAGCTTCACCCATCCGCAAAGCGGCGAGCGCCTGCGCTTCGAGTGCCCAGCACCGTTCTAA
- the minE gene encoding cell division topological specificity factor MinE translates to MNLFDFFRANKKPSTASVAKERLQIIVAHERGQRSTPDYLPALQKELVEVIRKYVNIGSDDVHVALESQGSCSILELNITLPDR, encoded by the coding sequence ATGAACCTTTTTGACTTCTTTCGTGCCAACAAAAAGCCCAGTACCGCCTCGGTCGCGAAAGAGCGTCTACAGATCATCGTGGCGCACGAACGCGGCCAACGCAGCACCCCTGACTACCTGCCAGCCTTGCAGAAGGAACTGGTGGAAGTGATCCGCAAATACGTCAACATCGGTAGCGATGACGTGCACGTGGCGCTGGAAAGCCAGGGCAGTTGCTCGATCCTGGAACTCAACATCACCCTGCCGGATCGCTGA
- the minC gene encoding septum site-determining protein MinC, which yields MSQTEPLDQDPVFQLKGSMLAITVLELARNDLEGLDRQLAAKVAQAPNFFSNAPLVLALDKLPAGEGAVDLPGLMRVCRQHGLRTLAIRASRIEDIAAAIAVDIPVLPPSGARERVLELSPVQARKAPEKPPEPTIKPTRVITSPVRGGQQIYAQGGDLVVVSSVSPGAELLADGNIHVYGPMRGRALAGVKGDTKARIFCQQLSAELVSIAGQYKVSEDLRRDPLWGAGVQISLSGDVLNIIRL from the coding sequence ATGAGCCAAACCGAACCGCTAGACCAAGATCCCGTGTTCCAGCTGAAGGGCAGCATGCTCGCCATTACGGTGCTGGAGCTGGCCCGCAACGACCTGGAAGGCCTTGACCGGCAGTTGGCGGCCAAAGTCGCCCAGGCACCGAATTTCTTCAGCAATGCCCCGCTGGTGCTGGCCCTGGACAAGCTGCCGGCCGGCGAAGGCGCAGTGGACCTGCCGGGCCTGATGCGCGTTTGCCGCCAGCACGGCCTGCGCACCCTGGCGATCCGCGCCAGCCGCATCGAAGACATCGCCGCCGCCATCGCCGTGGACATCCCGGTGCTGCCGCCGTCCGGCGCCCGGGAGCGCGTGCTGGAACTGAGCCCGGTCCAAGCCAGGAAAGCCCCGGAAAAGCCACCAGAGCCCACCATCAAGCCCACGCGCGTGATTACCTCGCCAGTACGCGGCGGCCAGCAGATTTATGCCCAGGGTGGCGATCTGGTCGTGGTGTCCTCGGTCAGCCCGGGGGCGGAACTTCTGGCCGATGGCAACATCCATGTATACGGCCCGATGCGCGGTCGCGCGCTGGCCGGCGTCAAGGGGGATACGAAAGCCAGGATCTTCTGTCAGCAATTGAGCGCTGAACTGGTCTCCATCGCCGGGCAGTACAAGGTCTCCGAGGATTTGCGCCGCGATCCGTTGTGGGGGGCCGGCGTTCAGATCAGCCTGTCGGGCGACGTGTTGAACATCATTCGGCTTTAA